Part of the bacterium genome, TGCAGGAAGCCGCGGATGTGATGGGGATCTCAATCGGCTCCGCGCGTACGCATTACGACCGGGGCAAGAAACGACTCCGCCAGTGGTTGGAGGAATCCAAGATCTTGGATGAATGACGACCGGCACGAAAGGGAAATGAGAGAACTCTTCCACGCGCTCAAGCGGCGGGACGAGCGCATCGCACCACCCTTCTCCAGGAGCTGCGAAGGCGCGTTGGCTCGCATGCGAAAGCCTTCCCGATCTCGGCGCCTCGCTCGAGTTACTGCCGCCGCCGCGCTTGGTCTGCTTGGCGTGTTCGGGTTCTTCTTCATGCACCCCACGAGGCCGCCGGAACTGAATATTGTCTCCGGGTGGCAGTCACCTACAGCGCCTCTACTGAAATCTCTCGATGACCCGCTGCTGAAAACGGTCCCACGCCTCGACGAGCCTTTGGTAGAGATCAAACTCGTTACACCAGAGAAAGGGAGCGGAGGCTCAAGATGACAAATCGATCGAAAGTTGTGGCGTCCTGCCTTGCGCTGCTCTTCTTCGTTGCGACCCCTCTTTGGGGGCAACAATCCCCCGACCCGATCGGTGACGCCCTTTTCGCCCCGGAGTTGGTGATGCAAAATCAGCAGGCGATCCGGCTCACCGACGATCAAAAGAGCTTCATCATTGCAGAGATCCACAAAGCGCAATCCCAGTTTCCTGAGTTGCAGTGGCGGCTCCAGGGTGAGATGGAGACGATGGCCTCTCTCCTGAAGCAGGACCGCGTCGATGAGCAAAGGGTTCAGGCGCAACTCGACAGGGTGCTGGGTCTCGAGCGCGAGATCAAACGGGCTCAAATTACCTTGCTGGTCCGCATTAAGAATACGTTGACTCCCGAGCAGCGAGGGCGCCTTCAAGAAATCAAGAAGAAACTGCAGGGGAAATAACCAGCGTCCCGGTCGTGGCCACGCGCCAAACCGGCGCGTGGTCTCTTCGTTGGTTGAACGTCCAGCCGCAGCGTGTTACCATGTGGGCCGGGAGCAGGCCAGGCGGCCGCGGGCGGAGTATCGTCCGAGGAAAGTCCGGGCTCCATAGGGCAGGGTGCTGGGTAACGCCCAGTGGGGGCGACCCCGAGGACAGTGCCACAGAAACATACCGCCGCCGCGCGGCTCGATCGGCGCGGTGGTAAGGGTGCAAGGGTGCGGTAAGAGCGCACCAGCGGCCGGGTGACCGGCCGGCTCGGCAAACCCCACCCGGAGCAAGGTCACGTAGGGGGAGATGAGGCGGCCCGCCGATCCCCGGGTAGACTGCTGGAGGCGCCGGGCAACCGGCGTCCTAGAGAGATGGCCGCCCTCGACAGAACCCGGCTTACCGGCCTGCTCCCATGGTGATCTTTCGTGCACGCGCGGTGTCCGCGCCGCGGGCCGAGGAGGGTGTCCGGTGAAGGGACTGCAGTTTGCGGCTGAGTGGGCCCCCCGCCCCGACTATCGCGTGTCCGAGTTCGAGGAGCGGACCGGCAAGGCCGTTACCGGATCGAGCGTGTGGCGGCATCCCTCGCTTGGACTGGTCGACGTCGCGGAGCCGCCGCTGGGCCCGCAGGACGTGCGCCTGCGGCCGCGGGCGTGCGGAGTCTGCGGGTCCGACGTCCACTTTCTCGAAACCGACCGGGACGGCTACATCCTCTATCCCGGGCTGACAAAGTTCCCCGTCGTCATCGGGCACGAGACGAGCGGCCAGGTCGTCGAAGTCGGCGCCGAGGTGACGGATCTGCGCGCCGGCGACCTCGTCACCGTGGAGGAGATGATCTGGTGCGGCCACTGCATCCCCTGCCGCAACGGGTGGCCCAACCAGTGCGAAAATCTCGAGGAGATCGGCTTCACGATCAACGGCGCGATGGCCGATCAACTGGTGGTCGGCGCGAAGTACTGCTGGTCCCTCGGCGCGCTCGCGGAAGCGTACGGCAGCGAGGACGCCGCCTCGGAAGCCGGGGCGCTGTGCGAGCCGACGAGCGTCGCGTACAACGGGATGTTCGTCCGGGGTGGGGGATTCCGGCCGGGCGGCATCGTCGCCGTGTTCGGCACCGGTCCGATCGGGTTCGCGGCGATCGCGCTGGCCCGCGCCGCCGGCGCGAGCCACGTCGTCGCGTTCGAAGTCAGTCCGATGCGGCAGGCGCTCGCGCGGCAGGTGGGCGCGGACGAGGTGCACAGCCCCGTCGAGGTGGAGCGCGCCGGCTCGAGTCCGCATGAGGTCATCCTCCAGGCGAGCCGCGGCCGGGGGGCCGACATGCTGGTGGAAGCGGCCGGCGCGCCGACGCGGACCGTGCCCGAGATGGAGCAGGCGCTTGCGATCGGCGGCCGGATCGTGATTATCGGTCGCGCGGCCGAGCGGGCGCCGATGTACCTGGAGCACCTGCAGACCCACGCCGGCCAGGTCTTCGGGGCGCAGGGCCACTCCGGCTACGGGACGTTTCAGAATGTCATCCGCCTGATGGCGTCCGGCCGCGTCGACCTCCGGCCGATCATCACGAGCCGGTTCCCGCTCGCCGAGGCCCGCGACGCGGTGCTGCGCGCGAGCAGGCGTCAGGACGGCAAAGTGATGGTCCGCATCTGAGCGCCTCCCGCTACCGGCTCCTTGTGACCGATATCGACGGCACGCTGGTCCCCGAGGACAAGATCGTCCGGCCGGGAGTGATCGACGCGATCCGCCGGGCGCAGGGGCGGGGGATAAAAGTATGCCTCGCGACCGGGCGGCCGTGGCAGGCCACGCAGCCGTTCGTCGAGGCCGTCGGCGCCGATCCGCCGGTCATCATCTACAACGGCGGCCTCGTGTACGACTTCACGAACGACCGGGTCCTCTGGCGGACGGCGCTCCCGCAGGCCGTGGCCCGCGCGGTGCTGCCGGTGTTGCGGCGGTTCCCTCAGACTTCGCCGCTCCTGTTCCTCCACGGTCAAGTGTACGCGGAGCGGATCACGCCCGAGACCGCCTTGTACGCGCATCGGGATCGCCCGCTCGTCATCCAGCACACGCCGAGTTTTCAGGCGCTGCTCGACGCCTCCCCGGACGAAGATCCTCTCAAGATGCTGATCGTCGGCGAGCCGCCGGACCTGCGCGCCATCGACGAGGCGCTCGGGGCGCTGCCGATGCCGGTCAACCGCGTCTTCTCGCAGAAGGACTATCTCGAGATTCTGCCCATCGGCAACAACAAGGGCCGGGCGCTGCCGGTGCTGGCCGAGGCGGTCGGCGTCCCCGTCGGCGAAACCGTGGCGGTCGGGGACGCGCACAACGACTTGGCGATGATCCAGACCGCGGGCCTCGGGGTGGCGGTGGAGACGAGTCCGCCGGACGTCATCGCCGCGGCGGCCTGGACCTGCCCGCCCCCGGAAGAGGAAGGGCTGCGGGTGGTGATCGAGCGGCTGTTCTTTCACGACTGACGTCGTGAGGACCGGGAGGTCAGGCCGATGGGACGGGGGATCGCGGTCTTCGCCGGTGTCGGCGCGGATGTGGTGCGCGCCACGGCCCGGGAGGCGGAGGCGCTGGGTTATCGGTCGTTTTGGGTGAACCACCCGCCGGCGATTGACGGCTTGGCC contains:
- a CDS encoding periplasmic heavy metal sensor, with translation MTNRSKVVASCLALLFFVATPLWGQQSPDPIGDALFAPELVMQNQQAIRLTDDQKSFIIAEIHKAQSQFPELQWRLQGEMETMASLLKQDRVDEQRVQAQLDRVLGLEREIKRAQITLLVRIKNTLTPEQRGRLQEIKKKLQGK
- the iolM gene encoding scyllo-inosose 3-dehydrogenase, whose product is MKGLQFAAEWAPRPDYRVSEFEERTGKAVTGSSVWRHPSLGLVDVAEPPLGPQDVRLRPRACGVCGSDVHFLETDRDGYILYPGLTKFPVVIGHETSGQVVEVGAEVTDLRAGDLVTVEEMIWCGHCIPCRNGWPNQCENLEEIGFTINGAMADQLVVGAKYCWSLGALAEAYGSEDAASEAGALCEPTSVAYNGMFVRGGGFRPGGIVAVFGTGPIGFAAIALARAAGASHVVAFEVSPMRQALARQVGADEVHSPVEVERAGSSPHEVILQASRGRGADMLVEAAGAPTRTVPEMEQALAIGGRIVIIGRAAERAPMYLEHLQTHAGQVFGAQGHSGYGTFQNVIRLMASGRVDLRPIITSRFPLAEARDAVLRASRRQDGKVMVRI
- a CDS encoding Cof-type HAD-IIB family hydrolase; the encoded protein is MTDIDGTLVPEDKIVRPGVIDAIRRAQGRGIKVCLATGRPWQATQPFVEAVGADPPVIIYNGGLVYDFTNDRVLWRTALPQAVARAVLPVLRRFPQTSPLLFLHGQVYAERITPETALYAHRDRPLVIQHTPSFQALLDASPDEDPLKMLIVGEPPDLRAIDEALGALPMPVNRVFSQKDYLEILPIGNNKGRALPVLAEAVGVPVGETVAVGDAHNDLAMIQTAGLGVAVETSPPDVIAAAAWTCPPPEEEGLRVVIERLFFHD